TCAAAGTCTCAGGGCAGCATTTTATGTGGAGCAGATTGTTGTGTTCTTGTTTATGATGTGAATGTTCTAAGATCATTTGAAACACTTCAGAATTGGCATCAAGAGTTTCTCAAACAGGTCTCTTAAATTTTTCCTCTTCTGCGGTTCTGCACTATCTAGCTTGTAAGGTTATCCGGATTATCTGAAGTTCTAATTATTGACATTATTTCATCATCGGTTAGCAGGCAGGTCCAGCTGACACTGGGGCATTTCCCTTTATACTAGTCGGCAACAAAATTGATATAGATGGCGGAAACAGCAGAGCGGTATGGACATACATAAAATATATAGAGGCTGAGGCATTTCATCAtcggttttatgtcccccctattatatgttttgattgaaaaaaataataaaggcaTGAGGATGAACCTCCCGTTGGAAcctcaaaaaatatatatatatagagaaattGTAAACACATTAACCTAGACGGGTTTcggatcctggatccgccattgCAAGTGAGCTGTTGGTTGCTCCGGAAAGATAGACTCTTGCTGTGGCTGGATTTTCAAGGATGGGCATCGCAGGAGGAACAAGGTCAGGCTTAGGCATTGCCTTCTTTCTCATATCTTCACTAACTACTCTTGTCTATATTTCTACTGCTGAttgatatttgatatttgatacAACCCCATGAACCAACAAACCCCATCAACTTCTTCATTCACTGTAACACTTACACTTGTTCTTACAACATATCCTGTGCTGAAGATTTGAACATGATTTTACTGTCATATCACCTAGTCATTTCTGGATGGTCATTCTTTATGCAGGAATTCGTTGCTCCACTTCTGTTGTTTGGCCAAAAATGTGTTAGGCCTCTCTCTGCCAACCATAGGCTCTCTTCCTTGTCACATGTGTATACAAAGGCAAAGCTACCGGGTTATGGCATCTTTCATACTCCCAGTAGATTCTGCATTGCTGGGCCGATCAAATATGTATCAGTATCAAACTCTTCTCAGAAATTTGCCACCCACCAGATGCATGAGTAGGACTTCGTTTGAGCTCAACACAGACAATGGTGTTGTGCGGTTTTCAATTGGTAAGCCACTTGATGAAACTAGTTCCTTGACACAAGGGAAGAAGGTGGCCAAACAAGTTAAAATGTCCAAGAAGGCCAAACTGAATGAACTACGATTTTATCGTCTAAAGGCCAAAAAGAAGATCAATTCTCCAAATCCGGAAGTTAGGATTAGATACAAACTTGAAAAGGTTGGATGCTTTTCTGTGTATAATTATTATGCAAACATCATTTTATGCGTAGATCTGCAATACTAATGTTGATCCTGCTTGGTGTTACACTGTTATTTATATTCTCATATAGTAAATTATCTTTTACATCCCTGTCATGTATTTTTCAGGCAAAACGAAAGGAAGCATGGTTGATTGAGAAGTTGAGAAAATTCCAGGTTCACAAAGCTTCTGCTGAAACACATGATCCTGAAATTTTAACTGAAGAAGAAAAGCATTATCTTAAGCGAACtggtgagaaaaagaagaactatGTGCCAGTTGGAAGGCGGGGAGTATTTGGAGGGGTTGTTTTGAATATGCATCTGCATTGGAAGAAGCATGAGACAGTAAAGATTATATGCAAACCTTGTAAGCCAGGACAGGTTCATGAATATGCTGATGAGCTAGCTCGGCTGAGCAAAGGCATAGTGATTGACATCAAATCTAATAATAGTATAATTTTCTATCGGGGGAAGAACTATGTGCAGCCGGAAGTAATGTCACCACCAGATACACTGTCCAAAAATAAGGTACTCTCAGTTATCTATGGATTCTgtatttttctttctctgaaCAAAGAAGTTAATGTGATAAACTAAGGGGGTGGGGAGAACTTTCCTGTCTAGTCCTTAAAGAAAGGTGGTAACAGCTTTTCCAGTTTTTGTCTGTTATTAATATTTATCTTACAGTCATTTAGAGCGTCTTAAGAATTTCAGTCTTTTAACTACATATTTTGACACAATAAGTGTTAAAAAATTCCTACTTTGGTTAGGGCATTTGCCCAATTTTCTGATATGATTTTGGTTAGGCCATTATGCACTAGAGTAGTTTCATGAATGCAACTTTCAAGGGTATGAGAAGCTTTGGTGTTTCAATAAACTGAAAGTCCTACCTTACATGATAcaaaatttttattctttgggGCCAGACCCTCCAGCCCATCATGATATTGAATAGTGTATGGCTTATTTATAAAGCATCCTTaataatttggttgaaaaatcaTTGATCCTCCCAGATTTAAAACTTATCTGTTATTATTGTTTCTGACTTTAAAAACTGCAGGCGCTCGAAA
Above is a genomic segment from Rosa chinensis cultivar Old Blush chromosome 3, RchiOBHm-V2, whole genome shotgun sequence containing:
- the LOC112193599 gene encoding uncharacterized CRM domain-containing protein At3g25440, chloroplastic; this encodes MGIAGGTRNSLLHFCCLAKNVLGLSLPTIGSLPCHMCIQRQSYRVMASFILPVDSALLGRSNMYQYQTLLRNLPPTRCMSRTSFELNTDNGVVRFSIGKPLDETSSLTQGKKVAKQVKMSKKAKLNELRFYRLKAKKKINSPNPEVRIRYKLEKAKRKEAWLIEKLRKFQVHKASAETHDPEILTEEEKHYLKRTGEKKKNYVPVGRRGVFGGVVLNMHLHWKKHETVKIICKPCKPGQVHEYADELARLSKGIVIDIKSNNSIIFYRGKNYVQPEVMSPPDTLSKNKALEKYRYEQSLEHTSQFIEKLEKELEEYHQHLARFKKVKEDTTQDCLIYR